The sequence TCAGCGTACTATGCAACCGTTTGGATTATTACATGGTGGTGCTTCGGTAGTACTGGCTGAGTCCTTAGGTTCGATAGCTGGATATCTCTGTACTCAAGGAGAGCAAAAAGTGGTCGGTACTGAAATAAACGCTAGCCACATCAGAACAGTATCTTCAGGAAAAGTGCGTGGCGTATGTAGTGCGATCCATCTTGGGCGTCGGCAACAGGTCTGGTCGATAAAAATCTTTGATGAACAATTAAAACTAAGCTGTATATGCCGTTTAACAACCGCAATAATTTAATTGCCTGTGATTAAGAACAAAAGTAATTTGTTTAACAACAGGTTGTTTTTCAACTGGAATATATATAAATTTACTTGTTAATTTAATTTTAAAATATATATCAGTAAGTTAAATTTATTGATAAATTAAAAATTGTCAAATAATAGTAAAATAAATGCCACTTTTTGCTGGAAAAATACCCTAATAAAAATATCCTCTTAAAATAAATGGTTGAAGTGAGAAATGTTATCATTACCATATATAGTATTAAGCAAAAAAAGTCTAGTTACACTCATAGTGTAATATAGTGAAAATATTAGTTTAGTGAGGTCAATAATGGCAGAGCATGTTGATACTTTTTCTTTACATGAAACAACTTGGCAGGGCCTTACCATGACCGATAAAGCAGCTGCTCAAATTCGTAAATTAATGAAAGAAAATCCTGCGAGTCAGGGATTATCTATTAATATCAAGCAATCAGGCTGTGCAGGATTTAGTTATGTCATTGCATTGATAGATAATCCAACCAAAGAATATTTGCTGTTTGAAAATAATGGCGCCAAACTTTTTGTGCCTCTAAAAGCAATGCCATTTATTGATGGCACTGAGGTTGATTATGTTCGTGAGGGACTTAATCAAGTATTTAAATTTAATAATCCTAAAGCTCAACACGCGTGTGGTTGTGGTGAAAGCTTTGGTATTTAAGTGAATTAAATTATGTCACAGCGTAATGTAGAAATTGGTGACGATGTTCAACAATGGTTAGCAGAGCATCGTTATAAAGAGGGTTTTTTCACTCAGGTTGCAACGGATGAATTAGCTAAAGGCCTCAATGAAGAGGTTATCAAAGCCATTTCAGCCAAACGTAATGAGCCTGAGTGGATGTTACAGTTTCGTTTAGAAGCTTATCAACATTGGTTGGGTATGGAAGAGCCGCACTGGCTTAAAGGCTATTATCCTGATTTAAATTATCAGGAATATAGTTATTATGCCGCACCCTCCTGCAATAGTTGCGATGACAATTGCCACACTGATGCTGATTCATCAGCAGACGAGGGTAATGAGCATAGCAATAATTATCTAACTGCAGAAGTTGAAGAAGCATTTAATAAACTTGGCGTGCCAGTACGTGAGGGTAAATCGGTTGCGGTAGATGCTATTTTTGACTCGGTTTCAGTTTCGACAACCTATCGTAGTGAATTAGCAAAACTGGGGATTATTTTTTGCTCTTTCGGTGAAGCGATCCAACAATATCCTGAATTAGTAAAAAAATATATTGGTACGGTTGTTTCTAATCGGGATAATTTTTTTGCTGCATTGAATTCTGCTGTTGCTTCTGATGGCACGTTTGTTTATGTGCCAAAAGGTGTTCGTTGCCCGATGGAATTATCTACCTATTTTCGTATAAATGCGGCTAAGACAGGTCAGTTTGAACGCACTATCTTGATTGCTGATGAAGGCAGCTACGTTAGTTATATTGAGGGATGCTCTGCTCCAGTGCGAGATAGTTATCAATTACATGCGGCTGTAGTTGAAGTTATCATTCATAAGGATGCTGAAGTAAAATATTCTACGGTACAAAACTGGTTTTCAGGTGGTCAGAATGAAAGCGGTGGAATTTTAAACTTTGTCACCAAACGCGCTTTATGTGAAGGTGAAAATGCCAAAATGTCCTGGACGCAGTCTGAAACAGGTTCAGCGATTACTTGGAAATATCCCAGTGTTATTCTGCAAGGGGATAATTCAGTGGGGGAATTTTTTTCAGTTGCTTTAACTAATGGTAATCAACAGGCTGATACCGGCACAAAAATGATCCATATTGGTAAGAATACGCATTCCACTATCATTTCCAAAGGGATTTCAGCTGGCCGCAGTCAAAATAGCTACCGTGGTTTAGTCAAGATT is a genomic window of Arsenophonus apicola containing:
- a CDS encoding hotdog fold thioesterase; amino-acid sequence: MIWQRFYSLEEINSWNNNSMLSHLGIVMLSINDDSIEATMPVDQRTMQPFGLLHGGASVVLAESLGSIAGYLCTQGEQKVVGTEINASHIRTVSSGKVRGVCSAIHLGRRQQVWSIKIFDEQLKLSCICRLTTAII
- the sufA gene encoding Fe-S cluster assembly scaffold SufA encodes the protein MMAEHVDTFSLHETTWQGLTMTDKAAAQIRKLMKENPASQGLSINIKQSGCAGFSYVIALIDNPTKEYLLFENNGAKLFVPLKAMPFIDGTEVDYVREGLNQVFKFNNPKAQHACGCGESFGI
- the sufB gene encoding Fe-S cluster assembly protein SufB — encoded protein: MSQRNVEIGDDVQQWLAEHRYKEGFFTQVATDELAKGLNEEVIKAISAKRNEPEWMLQFRLEAYQHWLGMEEPHWLKGYYPDLNYQEYSYYAAPSCNSCDDNCHTDADSSADEGNEHSNNYLTAEVEEAFNKLGVPVREGKSVAVDAIFDSVSVSTTYRSELAKLGIIFCSFGEAIQQYPELVKKYIGTVVSNRDNFFAALNSAVASDGTFVYVPKGVRCPMELSTYFRINAAKTGQFERTILIADEGSYVSYIEGCSAPVRDSYQLHAAVVEVIIHKDAEVKYSTVQNWFSGGQNESGGILNFVTKRALCEGENAKMSWTQSETGSAITWKYPSVILQGDNSVGEFFSVALTNGNQQADTGTKMIHIGKNTHSTIISKGISAGRSQNSYRGLVKILPTAENARNYTQCDSMLIGTECGAHTFPYIEVKNSSAQLEHEATTSRIGEDQLFYCLQRGISEDDAISMIVNGFCKDVFSELPLEFAVEAQKLLAISLEHRVG